In Blastopirellula sediminis, the following proteins share a genomic window:
- a CDS encoding glycoside hydrolase family 97 protein: MRFATLACAALSIALGSSAIAYELKSPDGQIQVQLELKESDGKSQLRYQVSVAGEPLIDDSSITFVRKDNVVIGDHLKFVSQGDLRSHDETWNPVCGERAEIRDQYQSQTFQFVDTEADCPLTIELRCYDCGVAFRTTLGDAGSSGPLTIKEERSEFRFAGDYPAWRTTSAQGEYDKVPLSKLGTNVERPLTVEVSDNRCAAIAEAQLVDYAAMRLRAAGDGSPTVVSQLRSEVSGKTPLTTPWRVIMIGGSPGDLLEHDDLILNLNEPCAIADTSWIKPGKVIREISLTTEGAKTCVDFAAANNFQYVEFDAGWYGYEYDDASDATTVTLDPRRSAGPLDLQDVIKYAKERNIGILVYVNRRALEKQLDEILPLYKSWGIAGVKYGFVNVGSQQWTAWLHDAVRKAADHQLMVDIHDEYRPVGYSRTYPNLMTQEGVRGDEATPSTSLAVTTLFTRNLAGAADHTICYFDPRVDKNWSHGQQLAKAVCTYSPWQFIYWYDTPLTSQQDGKKSRSRIVASPELEFYKQVPTVWDETRVLDGKIGEYAVIARRSGDDWYIGAINANQKREFSFPLDFLAADKTYQARSYRDDPTLNTKTKVRIEDEQVNAESELVLTLEPNGGEAIRISPAK; encoded by the coding sequence TGCGCTCGGTTCTTCCGCGATCGCTTACGAGCTAAAGTCGCCTGATGGACAGATTCAAGTTCAACTCGAATTGAAGGAGTCGGACGGAAAGTCGCAGCTGCGTTATCAGGTGTCGGTCGCCGGGGAGCCATTGATCGACGACTCGTCAATCACGTTCGTTCGCAAAGACAACGTCGTTATCGGCGATCACTTAAAGTTCGTCTCGCAGGGAGACCTGCGGAGCCATGACGAAACCTGGAATCCGGTCTGCGGCGAGCGGGCCGAGATTCGCGATCAATACCAATCGCAGACGTTTCAGTTTGTCGACACCGAAGCCGATTGCCCGTTGACGATCGAGCTGCGCTGCTACGACTGCGGCGTCGCCTTTCGAACGACACTGGGGGACGCCGGCTCGAGCGGCCCGTTGACGATCAAAGAAGAACGAAGCGAGTTTCGCTTCGCTGGCGATTATCCCGCCTGGCGGACGACCAGCGCTCAGGGGGAATATGACAAGGTTCCCCTCAGCAAACTGGGGACCAACGTCGAACGCCCTCTGACCGTCGAAGTGAGCGACAACCGTTGCGCCGCAATCGCCGAAGCGCAGCTGGTCGACTACGCCGCGATGCGACTTCGCGCGGCCGGCGACGGTTCGCCGACCGTGGTCAGCCAACTGCGGAGCGAAGTGAGCGGCAAGACGCCGCTGACGACCCCATGGCGGGTGATCATGATCGGCGGCAGCCCCGGCGATCTGCTGGAGCATGACGATCTGATCCTCAATCTGAACGAGCCCTGCGCGATCGCCGACACTTCCTGGATCAAGCCCGGCAAGGTGATTCGCGAGATCAGTCTCACGACGGAAGGCGCCAAGACATGCGTCGATTTCGCGGCAGCGAACAATTTTCAATATGTCGAGTTCGACGCCGGTTGGTATGGGTACGAGTATGACGACGCTTCCGACGCGACGACCGTGACGCTTGATCCGCGGCGTTCAGCCGGGCCGCTCGATCTGCAGGATGTGATCAAGTACGCGAAGGAGCGGAATATCGGGATTCTCGTCTATGTGAATCGTCGCGCGCTCGAAAAGCAGCTCGATGAGATTCTCCCGCTCTACAAGTCATGGGGGATCGCCGGGGTGAAGTATGGCTTCGTCAACGTCGGTTCGCAGCAATGGACCGCGTGGCTGCACGACGCCGTGCGTAAAGCGGCCGATCATCAGCTGATGGTCGACATTCATGACGAGTACCGCCCTGTCGGCTATTCACGCACCTATCCGAACTTGATGACGCAGGAAGGCGTTCGCGGCGACGAGGCGACTCCGTCGACCAGCCTGGCGGTCACGACCCTCTTCACCCGCAACCTGGCCGGCGCGGCGGACCATACGATCTGCTACTTTGATCCGCGTGTCGACAAAAACTGGTCGCATGGTCAGCAACTGGCCAAAGCGGTCTGCACCTACTCGCCGTGGCAGTTCATCTACTGGTACGACACGCCGCTCACGTCGCAGCAAGATGGCAAGAAGTCGCGCAGCCGAATCGTTGCGTCGCCGGAACTGGAGTTCTATAAGCAAGTCCCGACCGTCTGGGACGAAACCCGCGTGCTCGACGGCAAGATCGGCGAGTACGCCGTGATCGCTCGCCGCAGCGGCGACGATTGGTACATCGGCGCGATCAACGCCAACCAGAAACGTGAGTTCAGCTTCCCGCTTGATTTCCTTGCCGCGGACAAAACGTATCAGGCCCGCAGCTACCGCGATGATCCGACTCTCAACACGAAGACCAAAGTTCGCATCGAAGACGAGCAGGTCAACGCCGAGTCGGAACTGGTCCTGACGCTCGAGCCGAACGGCGGCGAGGCGATTCGGATCTCGCCGGCCAAGTAG